From Anopheles arabiensis isolate DONGOLA chromosome 3, AaraD3, whole genome shotgun sequence, a single genomic window includes:
- the LOC120901795 gene encoding fibrinogen C domain-containing protein 1-like, producing the protein MNQSLTNVKTQLNQMHTEQTVHAKRKKMKQEIQQLASKKDLARFRVSSSLYLQSISSRSCKEEPSKESDKYIIQPTEKDEPFLGYCEQTAFGGGWLVFQYRYDGSVDFYRNWTEYRDGFGSMDGELWLGLEHLHRLTSARKHELLVELKDFEGNYIYARYDEFAIGSEDDQFPLAKLGAYTGTAGDSLYDHKGVKFSTKDRDNDNSPNSSCAVEFKGAWWYRKCYDSNLNGLYRNSVSGENMVWYKYNSSKAGLSYSRMLIRET; encoded by the coding sequence ATGAACCAGAGTCTCACCAATGTGAAGACTCAGCTGAACCAAATGCACACTGAGCAAACAGTCCACGCCAAGCGAAAAAAGATGAAACAGGAGATCCAACAGCTCGCATCAAAGAAAGATTTAGCTCGGTTTAGAGTTAGTTCAAGTTTGTATCTCCAGAGCATCTCGTCACGGTCATGCAAGGAAGAGCCATCAAAGGAGTCGGACAAATACATCATACAGCCTACCGAGAAGGATGAACCTTTCCTGGGATATTGCGAACAGACTGCCTTCGGAGGAGGTTGGTTGGTGTTCCAGTACCGTTACGATGGATCGGTGGACTTTTACCGCAACTGGACCGAGTATCGGGACGGATTTGGCAGCATGGATGGAGAGCTCTGGCTAGGGTTGGAGCATTTACATCGGTTGACGTCAGCACGAAAGCACGAGCTGTTGGTGGAGCTGAAAGACTTCGAGGGCAACTACATTTACGCACGGTATGATGAGTTCGCAATCGGCAGTGAGGATGACCAATTTCCGTTAGCAAAGCTGGGAGCATACACGGGAACGGCAGGAGACTCATTGTATGACCACAAGGGCGTGAAATTTTCTACCAAGGATCGGGACAATGATAATTCGCCAAATTCAAGTTGTGCTGTCGAATTTAAGGGAGCATGGTGGTACAGGAAATGTTATGATTCAAATCTAAATGGACTTTATAGGAACAGTGTGAGTGGAGAAAATATGGTTTGGTACAAATACAATTCATCTAAGGCAGGTTTGTCATACTCAAGAATGTTGATTCGCGAAACGTAA
- the LOC120901381 gene encoding seminal metalloprotease 1-like → MIVFRGLLLLMLAVVFVQAGVIKNTPENAARLRNLRPDELAEELSGQFEGDIVLSEEQERSLLSNRRNGLIATTYRWPGNTVPVMIVEEDFTPEQIEHIKRGLRQIESVTCLKFVTRTEEPDYVRVIGTGSGCYSSVGHRGGAQTLNLQPYDVDTGCFRLATIVHEFIHAVGFYHQQSASDRDQFVQIVWDNIEDGKEHNFNIYDSDTVTDFSVQYDYGSVMHYSSTAFSKNGEKTIVPKDPNATIGQRVGMSERDISKLNHMYKCLNKN, encoded by the exons atgattgtGTTCcgtgggttgttgttgttgatgcttgCGGTGGTCTTTGTTCAGGCAGGAGTGATTAAAAATACACCAGAAAATG CGGCACGACTCCGGAACCTGCGACCGGACGAGCTGGCCGAGGAGCTTAGCGGGCAGTTTGAAGGTGACATTGTGTTGAGCGAAGAACAGGAACGATCGCTCCTAAGCAACAGACGCAACGGGTTGATTGCAACGACCTACCGCTGGCCGGGTAATACCGTGCCGGTGATGATCGTCGAGGAGGACTTTA CTCCGGAACAGATCGAACACATTAAGCGCGGTTTGCGTCAGATCGAGTCCGTCACCTGTTTGAAGTTTGTAACGCGCACCGAGGAGCCGGATTACGTGCGTGTGATCGGTACCGGGTCGGGATGCTACTCGTCCGTCGGCCACCGGGGTGGTGCGCAAACGCTTAACCTGCAACCGTACGATGTCGATACCGGGTGCTTCCGGTTGGCCACGATCGTGCACGAGTTTATCCATGCGGTTGGGTTCTACCATCAGCAGAGCGCCAGCGATCGCGACCAGTTCGTCCAGATCGTGTGGGACAACATCGAGGATGGCAAGGAGCACAACTTTAACATCTACGACAGTGACACGGTGACGGACTTTAGCGTGCAGTACGATTATGGCAGCGTGATGCACTACAGCTCGACCGCATTCAGCAAGAACGGGGAGAAAACGATCGTCCCGAAGGATCCGAACGCGACGATCGGCCAGCGGGTCGGTATGAGCGAGCGGGACATCTCCAAACTGAACCACATGTACaagtgtttgaataaaaattga